In Haladaptatus paucihalophilus DX253, the following proteins share a genomic window:
- a CDS encoding LLM class flavin-dependent oxidoreductase, whose product MDLSLVDLAPIPEGGTATEAFENTIERARHAEELGYSRFWVAEHHDFTDRLASTTPEVLMGNLAAHTSDIRIGSGTVLLNHYSPYKVAESFGVLDALAPGRIDCGLGRATGNPVSDFALQDDRSERQQPTDHAGKIEEVAAHLYDGFDDDHRFSELSLSRSRESIPDVWVLGSSPSSAAIAGDLGLRYCFAAFIRPKPAVRAFEVYRDHFQPSDMGAGPDEPHGMLAANVTCAETDEEAARLRSVPEANRQRLRRGQIDRPPIHSVETAIDELGHVPDPTPSTLAPGDWPRQVSGSPETVRDLLDQMAAQTGVDEIIVQNQFADPEDELRSHELLAEAADLTPR is encoded by the coding sequence ATGGACCTATCGCTCGTCGACCTCGCACCGATACCGGAGGGCGGAACGGCGACGGAAGCGTTCGAGAACACGATAGAGCGCGCCCGTCACGCCGAGGAACTCGGCTACTCCCGCTTCTGGGTCGCCGAACACCACGATTTTACCGACCGGTTGGCAAGCACGACCCCCGAAGTGTTGATGGGCAATCTCGCCGCCCACACCTCGGACATCCGCATCGGGTCGGGGACGGTGTTGCTCAACCACTACAGCCCGTACAAGGTGGCCGAGTCGTTCGGCGTGCTCGACGCCCTCGCTCCCGGCCGTATCGATTGCGGACTGGGGAGAGCGACGGGCAACCCCGTCTCTGACTTCGCGTTACAGGACGACCGGAGCGAACGACAGCAACCGACCGACCACGCCGGGAAGATAGAGGAGGTCGCCGCGCACCTCTACGACGGGTTCGACGACGACCACCGGTTCAGCGAGCTCTCGCTGTCGCGGTCCCGCGAGAGCATCCCCGACGTGTGGGTACTCGGCTCCAGTCCGTCGAGCGCCGCCATCGCGGGTGATTTAGGGCTTCGATACTGCTTCGCGGCGTTCATCCGACCCAAACCCGCCGTGCGGGCGTTCGAGGTGTACCGGGACCACTTCCAACCGTCCGACATGGGCGCTGGCCCGGACGAACCGCACGGCATGCTCGCAGCGAACGTCACCTGCGCCGAGACGGACGAGGAGGCCGCGCGACTTCGTTCGGTCCCCGAAGCGAACCGCCAGCGGTTGCGTCGCGGGCAGATAGACCGCCCGCCGATTCACTCGGTCGAGACGGCCATCGACGAACTCGGGCACGTCCCGGACCCGACGCCGAGCACCCTCGCTCCGGGCGACTGGCCCCGCCAAGTCTCGGGGAGTCCCGAGACGGTCCGCGACCTGTTGGACCAGATGGCGGCCCAGACCGGCGTCGATGAAATCATCGTCCAGAACCAGTTCGCCGACCCCGAGGACGAACTCCGGTCGCACGAACTGCTCGCCGAGGCGGCGGATTTGACCCCTCGGTAA
- a CDS encoding ATP-binding protein, with the protein MNPPRFVNREQELDTLQSRFRSDTADLIVIYGRRRLGKSALVREAIRDTDDAVYWQATEETPEVQLANFVETASETFPLLDDIQRDWEALLRALGRENAVVVLDEFPYLVQSDEALPSKIQRVWDLHLEDTAMTLVLVGSSISVMEEKVLGGGSPLYGRRTAAIDLPPLSLENARRFYPTDDPDTILRYRGVFGGTPYYLRALTPSASLPANIQSHVLSEHGVLHNEPEFLLRTEFGIREPQTYYTILRAIATGKREANEIANFAGVDSNTLGSYLSKLRRLRLVERDIPVTADPNATRKSRYRLNEPLFRFWFRYVYGQEGTLVQLGDDAYERSVEPSFSDYMGSMFEIICQEALPSLIPKAYQGIGYWWHRQHELDVVGLGSDGTLVAGECKYTSREMNEGDLADLERSAAQVRWTPENGTEPAYHYCCFCRSGFSDGLRATADERDDVSLFTPAEIVS; encoded by the coding sequence ATGAACCCACCGCGTTTCGTCAACCGCGAGCAAGAGCTCGATACGTTGCAGTCTCGGTTTCGAAGCGACACCGCCGACCTGATCGTCATCTACGGTCGCCGACGACTCGGGAAGAGCGCACTCGTCCGCGAGGCGATACGAGATACTGACGACGCCGTTTACTGGCAGGCAACAGAGGAGACGCCGGAGGTGCAACTCGCTAACTTCGTCGAGACGGCGAGTGAGACGTTTCCCCTCTTAGACGACATCCAACGTGACTGGGAGGCCCTGCTGCGTGCGCTCGGTCGGGAGAACGCGGTCGTCGTCCTCGACGAGTTTCCGTATCTCGTCCAGTCGGACGAAGCGCTTCCATCGAAGATCCAGCGCGTCTGGGATTTACACCTCGAAGACACGGCGATGACGCTCGTCCTCGTCGGATCGTCGATCAGCGTTATGGAGGAGAAGGTCCTCGGCGGAGGGAGTCCCTTGTACGGTCGGCGCACGGCGGCAATCGACCTCCCGCCGCTCTCGCTGGAGAACGCACGCCGATTCTATCCCACGGACGATCCGGATACGATACTTCGATATCGGGGCGTCTTCGGTGGAACACCGTATTACTTGCGAGCACTCACCCCCTCCGCATCGCTTCCTGCAAACATCCAGTCCCACGTGCTCTCGGAACACGGCGTTCTCCACAACGAGCCGGAGTTCCTGCTCCGGACGGAGTTCGGAATCCGAGAACCGCAGACGTACTACACCATTCTCCGGGCGATAGCGACCGGAAAGCGTGAAGCAAACGAGATCGCAAACTTCGCGGGCGTCGATTCGAACACGCTCGGATCGTATCTCTCGAAACTTCGTCGCCTCCGATTGGTCGAGCGAGATATCCCGGTGACGGCCGACCCCAACGCGACACGCAAGAGCCGATATCGACTGAACGAACCGCTCTTCCGGTTCTGGTTTCGGTACGTCTACGGTCAGGAAGGAACGCTCGTTCAACTCGGTGATGACGCGTACGAGCGGTCGGTCGAGCCGTCGTTCTCCGATTACATGGGGTCGATGTTCGAGATCATCTGCCAGGAAGCACTTCCGTCGCTAATTCCGAAGGCGTACCAAGGAATCGGATACTGGTGGCATCGGCAGCACGAACTCGATGTCGTCGGTCTCGGAAGCGATGGCACGCTCGTCGCCGGTGAATGTAAGTACACGTCTCGGGAGATGAACGAAGGTGATCTGGCGGACTTAGAGCGGAGTGCGGCGCAGGTTCGCTGGACGCCGGAAAACGGCACCGAACCGGCGTACCACTACTGCTGTTTCTGTCGCTCCGGGTTTTCGGACGGACTTCGAGCCACTGCCGACGAGCGTGACGACGTTTCGCTGTTCACACCCGCCGAAATCGTTTCGTAG
- a CDS encoding NAD(P)-dependent alcohol dehydrogenase — MQAYVMRSIGETDVIEKDEPEAGPNDAIVRPTKGLVCTSDVHTVGGAIGEREDITLGHEAVGVVESVGSEIEQFEPGDRVAVGAITPDWGSPAAQDGHPSQSNEALGGWKFANVKDGVFAEFFHVNEADANMAHIPSGVSDEAAVYVTDMMSTGFGAAERADIPIGGTVAVFAQGPVGLMATKGAALRGAGQVIAVESVPKRQELAEFYGADEVVDYTEVETVDAIMDLTDGEGVDAAIEALGSNATFKQCIEVTKPGGVISNVGYHGEGEFVDIPRDAWGVGMAEKDIVTSLCPGGRLRLRRLLRLLDEGKVDPTRMTTHRFDFEDIDEAFQLMDTKEEGIIKPLIDFS, encoded by the coding sequence ATGCAAGCGTACGTGATGCGTTCCATCGGCGAAACCGACGTTATCGAGAAGGACGAACCGGAAGCGGGACCGAACGACGCCATCGTTCGGCCGACGAAGGGGCTGGTGTGTACCTCCGACGTGCACACCGTCGGCGGGGCAATCGGCGAACGCGAGGACATCACGCTCGGCCACGAGGCCGTTGGTGTGGTCGAATCGGTCGGGAGCGAGATCGAGCAATTCGAACCCGGCGACCGCGTCGCCGTCGGCGCTATCACCCCGGATTGGGGGTCGCCGGCCGCACAGGACGGGCATCCGTCGCAATCGAACGAGGCGCTCGGCGGGTGGAAGTTCGCCAACGTCAAGGACGGCGTGTTCGCCGAGTTCTTTCACGTGAACGAGGCCGACGCGAACATGGCTCACATCCCGTCCGGCGTCAGCGACGAGGCCGCGGTGTACGTCACGGACATGATGAGCACCGGCTTCGGCGCGGCCGAGCGGGCGGATATTCCAATCGGCGGGACGGTCGCGGTCTTCGCCCAAGGGCCGGTCGGGTTGATGGCAACGAAGGGGGCGGCGCTCCGCGGTGCGGGGCAGGTCATCGCCGTCGAAAGCGTTCCAAAGCGCCAAGAACTCGCCGAATTCTACGGCGCCGACGAGGTGGTCGATTACACCGAGGTCGAAACCGTCGACGCCATCATGGATCTGACCGACGGGGAGGGCGTAGACGCCGCCATCGAAGCGCTGGGGTCGAACGCCACGTTCAAACAGTGTATCGAAGTCACCAAACCCGGCGGCGTCATCTCCAACGTCGGCTACCACGGCGAAGGGGAGTTCGTGGACATCCCGCGGGACGCGTGGGGGGTCGGTATGGCCGAAAAGGACATCGTGACGTCGCTCTGTCCCGGCGGTCGCCTCCGGCTCCGCCGCCTGCTTCGATTGCTCGATGAGGGCAAGGTGGACCCGACGCGGATGACGACCCATCGGTTCGACTTCGAGGACATCGACGAGGCGTTTCAGCTCATGGACACGAAAGAGGAAGGGATCATCAAACCTCTCATCGACTTCAGCTGA
- a CDS encoding metallophosphoesterase family protein, translated as MAKPPELTRDNEGAWKLAGSFSSGRYQFSVTPAAERLLRDELGCDEGDIVPWNCFRALVYAGDASLPSATDSPVETGDDLARPNGDVEMLDAEARALAEHLQSKRFDERQREALSTHVADTKLDPLLAVETLDRTEDWVAETTESLVREGETSDERLQSESDADFGGEKSASTASDRHSATTVLHVSDSYLKPGGESDVDGVHGLDGFEKAVDVAVGEAVDAVVHTGNLFSSATPSDEVNAACRERLERLERRDIPFFVVAGRNEAEDTDALDALTETAGVRRLGTTPTAIDESVALYGIDHRQDVGAGNGGIHLEDPEERCLKLCCVHQAVSPPYSEYGADVEAYELAIEHIDGWVDAFLCGGTDRAVEWEGDDLCVYYTGTTDAARVRDDEDEPLVSLFTVRGKSFERETIPLDGYDASARERERARRERENGDERDGYPGREVRSREATNPDARPLTEATGSLATMLDDAGTPDFEDRSTAELADMYALFSDVKGQIETLRTEVRDVLSSRVGEGQEVTGSFGSVSGRRRTRKSLKDSETVLTELARHGVSREDVVTERVDGTKVEDAIEERNLDIDESRLYDISENDYVRRDDIDRDALRRRFEE; from the coding sequence ATGGCGAAACCACCGGAACTCACCCGCGACAACGAGGGGGCGTGGAAGTTGGCGGGGTCGTTCAGCAGCGGTCGGTATCAGTTCAGCGTGACGCCCGCCGCGGAGCGACTTCTCCGGGACGAACTCGGATGCGACGAAGGGGATATCGTCCCGTGGAACTGCTTTCGGGCGCTCGTCTACGCCGGAGACGCGTCGCTCCCCTCCGCGACGGATAGCCCCGTCGAGACCGGAGACGATTTGGCCCGACCGAACGGCGACGTCGAGATGTTGGACGCGGAGGCCCGCGCGCTCGCCGAGCACCTGCAATCGAAACGGTTCGACGAACGCCAGCGCGAGGCGCTTTCGACCCACGTCGCCGACACGAAACTGGACCCGTTGCTCGCCGTCGAAACGCTCGACCGAACCGAGGACTGGGTGGCGGAGACGACCGAATCGCTCGTCCGTGAAGGGGAAACATCGGATGAGAGACTCCAATCGGAATCAGACGCGGACTTCGGCGGGGAGAAGTCCGCGTCTACCGCATCGGACCGCCACTCCGCCACGACCGTCCTGCACGTGAGCGATTCGTACCTCAAACCCGGAGGGGAGAGCGACGTGGATGGCGTTCACGGTCTCGATGGCTTCGAGAAGGCGGTGGACGTCGCCGTCGGCGAGGCCGTCGATGCGGTCGTCCACACCGGGAACCTGTTTTCGAGCGCGACACCCTCGGATGAGGTGAACGCCGCCTGCCGCGAGCGACTGGAGCGACTGGAGCGACGCGACATCCCGTTTTTCGTCGTCGCGGGTCGAAACGAGGCCGAGGATACCGACGCGCTCGATGCGCTGACCGAAACGGCTGGCGTGCGTCGCCTCGGGACCACGCCGACGGCTATCGACGAGTCGGTCGCCCTGTACGGCATCGATCACCGGCAAGACGTGGGGGCGGGGAATGGGGGGATTCACCTCGAAGACCCCGAAGAACGCTGTCTCAAACTGTGTTGCGTCCACCAAGCGGTTTCGCCGCCGTACTCGGAGTACGGCGCGGACGTCGAGGCCTACGAACTGGCCATCGAGCACATCGACGGCTGGGTCGATGCGTTCCTCTGTGGCGGGACTGACCGCGCGGTCGAATGGGAGGGCGACGACCTCTGTGTGTACTACACCGGAACCACCGACGCCGCGCGGGTGCGCGACGACGAGGACGAACCCCTCGTGAGTCTGTTCACCGTCCGCGGGAAGTCGTTCGAGCGCGAGACGATTCCGCTCGACGGGTACGACGCGAGCGCGCGGGAGCGCGAGCGAGCGAGACGCGAACGGGAGAACGGTGACGAGAGGGATGGGTATCCCGGCAGAGAGGTGCGGTCCCGAGAAGCGACGAATCCCGACGCTCGACCCCTCACCGAGGCCACCGGGTCGCTGGCGACGATGCTCGACGACGCGGGGACGCCCGATTTCGAGGACCGTTCGACGGCGGAACTCGCGGACATGTACGCCCTCTTTTCGGACGTCAAAGGGCAGATCGAAACCCTCCGAACCGAGGTTCGTGACGTGCTTTCCTCGCGCGTCGGCGAAGGGCAAGAGGTTACGGGCTCGTTCGGGTCGGTCAGCGGCCGTCGCCGGACGCGAAAATCGCTCAAGGACTCGGAGACGGTCCTTACGGAGCTCGCCAGACACGGCGTCTCCCGGGAGGACGTCGTGACCGAACGGGTGGACGGGACGAAGGTCGAGGACGCCATCGAGGAGCGGAACCTCGACATCGACGAATCGCGCCTCTACGATATCAGCGAGAACGACTACGTTCGGCGGGACGACATCGACCGCGACGCGCTTCGACGGCGGTTCGAGGAGTAG
- a CDS encoding IclR family transcriptional regulator, producing the protein MVGDSSPSRPLKTVETAIDIVDAIQRSDGSDVQELAREFDLAQSTVHGYVKTLENRGYLTVDDGEYHVGLEFLNKGGHARKRKREYDFIIGKLDDLAEQTGERVQFIVEENGRGYYIHTSIGENAVHVDAHIGKKIHLHASSAGKAILATLPEERVHQILDRWGMPEYTQHTVTDREELFDELQSIREMGYATSEQESITGLRAVGAPIQPYESNPIGAISFSGPAHRLTGDWYDEEVPNLVLGVANEIELDLKYQ; encoded by the coding sequence ATGGTGGGTGATTCCTCCCCGAGTCGTCCGCTGAAAACCGTCGAGACCGCCATCGATATCGTCGATGCGATTCAGCGGTCCGACGGTTCGGACGTTCAAGAACTCGCTCGGGAATTCGACCTCGCACAGAGTACGGTCCACGGCTACGTGAAAACGCTCGAAAATCGTGGTTACCTCACCGTCGACGACGGGGAGTACCACGTCGGTCTGGAATTCTTGAACAAAGGTGGTCACGCTCGCAAGCGAAAACGCGAGTACGACTTCATCATCGGAAAACTGGACGACTTGGCCGAGCAGACCGGCGAGCGCGTTCAGTTCATCGTCGAGGAGAACGGTCGTGGCTACTATATCCACACGTCCATCGGCGAAAACGCCGTCCACGTCGATGCCCACATCGGAAAGAAGATTCACCTCCACGCGAGTTCGGCCGGGAAGGCGATTCTCGCTACCCTTCCCGAGGAACGCGTCCACCAAATCCTCGACCGGTGGGGAATGCCCGAGTACACCCAGCACACCGTCACGGACCGCGAGGAACTGTTCGACGAACTCCAATCGATTCGAGAGATGGGCTACGCGACGAGCGAACAGGAGTCCATAACGGGACTACGAGCGGTCGGCGCGCCGATACAGCCGTACGAGTCGAACCCCATCGGCGCTATCAGCTTCTCCGGACCGGCGCATCGTCTCACCGGCGACTGGTACGACGAGGAAGTACCCAACCTCGTCCTCGGCGTCGCCAACGAAATCGAGTTGGACCTCAAATACCAGTAA
- a CDS encoding SDR family NAD(P)-dependent oxidoreductase: MTVLDAFDLQDQTAIVTGGNRGIGRAIATALADVGANVVVANRSAASGEAVADELADTTGVETLAVECDVTDEDDVAAMVEATVERFGGIDVLVNNAGIVVHEAAETMSLDEWHAVIETNLTGAFLCSRAAGREMMGDGGGVILNVSSMSAFIANHPQRQVAYNASKAGLEGFKNQLASEWAEHGIRVNNLAPGYVATDNADQGAEVAENAVDIWTDEMLQDEMASPEMLGPTAVYLASDASAYMTGETIVLDGGYTVR, from the coding sequence ATGACCGTACTCGATGCGTTCGACCTGCAGGACCAGACGGCCATCGTCACCGGCGGCAATCGCGGTATCGGCCGCGCCATCGCAACCGCGCTGGCCGACGTCGGCGCGAACGTCGTCGTTGCGAATCGGAGCGCGGCGTCGGGCGAAGCCGTCGCGGATGAACTCGCTGACACGACGGGCGTCGAAACTCTCGCAGTCGAATGCGACGTGACCGACGAGGACGACGTGGCGGCGATGGTCGAGGCGACCGTCGAACGGTTCGGCGGGATAGACGTGCTCGTGAACAACGCCGGAATCGTCGTCCACGAGGCGGCGGAAACGATGTCGCTCGACGAGTGGCACGCGGTCATCGAGACGAACCTCACGGGCGCGTTCCTCTGCTCGCGCGCCGCGGGCCGCGAGATGATGGGGGACGGCGGCGGCGTCATCCTCAACGTCTCGTCGATGTCGGCGTTCATCGCGAACCATCCCCAGCGACAGGTGGCCTACAACGCCTCGAAGGCCGGATTGGAGGGCTTCAAGAACCAACTCGCCTCCGAGTGGGCGGAACACGGAATCCGCGTGAACAATCTGGCACCGGGCTACGTCGCCACCGACAACGCGGACCAAGGTGCGGAAGTCGCGGAGAACGCCGTCGATATCTGGACGGACGAGATGTTACAGGACGAGATGGCGTCGCCGGAGATGCTCGGCCCGACGGCGGTGTATCTGGCGAGCGACGCCTCCGCGTACATGACCGGCGAGACCATCGTCCTCGACGGCGGCTACACCGTCCGATAA
- a CDS encoding acetamidase/formamidase family protein: MSQTPSPDHHIPARDEHIHTSWSRDHDPIRTVESGDVVRFDCRDATNGRLDADSTVEDVAALAGTLPGHALTGPVDVADARPGDVLAVDLLSFDHEGIGFSYFYGGDEGTGLLPEEFPDPGLHVWDLDGDVGHFVNGIDVPLAPFPGNLGVAPADGGEHSTTPPRRVGGNLDVKHLTAGSTLYLPVEVAGARFSIGDCHGAQGDGEVCVTGIEAPMTVTARLRLVSGMDIEQPQFETDGPFSATDGGRVYATTGISDDLMDASKKAIRHMISHLHRTRGLTRSEAYLLCSAIVDLKINEVVDAPNWVVSAYLPQSIFPE; encoded by the coding sequence ATGTCACAGACACCATCCCCGGACCACCACATACCCGCCCGAGACGAGCATATTCACACGAGTTGGAGCCGAGACCACGACCCGATTCGAACGGTCGAATCCGGTGACGTGGTGCGCTTCGACTGTCGGGATGCGACGAACGGTCGCCTCGATGCGGACTCGACCGTCGAGGACGTCGCCGCCCTCGCGGGGACGCTCCCCGGCCACGCCTTGACCGGTCCCGTCGACGTCGCGGACGCGCGACCCGGCGACGTGCTCGCGGTGGACCTCCTCTCGTTCGACCACGAGGGCATCGGCTTCTCGTACTTTTACGGCGGCGACGAGGGAACCGGACTGCTTCCCGAGGAGTTTCCCGACCCGGGACTGCACGTCTGGGACCTCGACGGCGACGTCGGCCACTTCGTGAACGGAATCGACGTCCCGCTCGCGCCCTTCCCGGGCAACCTCGGCGTCGCGCCCGCCGACGGCGGGGAGCACAGCACGACGCCCCCGCGCCGCGTCGGCGGCAACCTCGACGTGAAGCACCTGACGGCGGGCTCGACGCTGTACCTGCCGGTCGAAGTTGCGGGCGCGCGGTTCAGCATCGGCGATTGCCACGGCGCGCAGGGCGACGGCGAGGTGTGCGTCACGGGTATCGAAGCGCCGATGACGGTGACGGCCCGCCTCCGACTCGTCTCGGGCATGGACATCGAGCAACCGCAGTTCGAGACGGACGGGCCGTTTTCGGCGACCGACGGCGGCCGGGTGTACGCCACGACCGGCATCAGCGACGACCTGATGGACGCCAGCAAGAAGGCGATTCGGCACATGATTTCGCACCTCCACCGAACCCGCGGTTTGACGCGCTCGGAGGCGTACCTGCTGTGTTCCGCCATCGTGGACCTCAAAATCAACGAAGTCGTGGACGCCCCCAACTGGGTCGTCTCGGCGTATCTCCCGCAATCGATATTCCCGGAGTGA
- a CDS encoding CobW family GTP-binding protein, producing the protein MGDDRTPITVVTGCLGAGKTTLINHVLRDPGDRRVAVVVNDVGEMNVDTELIQGETDDVIDLSNGCICCQLQDDLRSTLSRLDDREFDSLLIEASGVSEPIPLARTLLGMDDETPDPTEKYRLDTVVSVVDTVGFDNAFDAETGQLSDQAADGQRPLTDVLVETVEFCDLLLLNKCDAVSDESLDEVAALVRELQPNADMIRTTYSEVPADVILDTGRFDFDDARQSPGWKRALAGGDDGHDREGDHTHADHDHDDHGGHAHDAGESVADRIETVVYERERPFHPERLNAWLDDWDGNLARTKGICWIAGWDDNAMGLNQAGPSVRCGPLGEWSPDERETRLVLIGTDIDEAGVTAELDRCLVEDEEREPALAENGPFPRR; encoded by the coding sequence ATGGGAGACGACCGAACGCCGATCACGGTGGTAACGGGCTGTCTCGGGGCGGGCAAAACGACGCTGATAAATCACGTCCTCCGCGACCCGGGGGACCGACGGGTCGCGGTCGTCGTCAACGACGTGGGCGAGATGAACGTCGATACCGAGCTGATACAGGGGGAAACCGACGACGTAATCGACCTCTCCAACGGCTGTATCTGTTGTCAGCTACAGGACGACCTCCGCTCGACCCTTTCCAGACTCGACGACCGCGAGTTCGACTCCCTCCTCATCGAAGCGTCGGGCGTGAGCGAACCCATCCCGCTCGCGCGGACGCTGCTCGGGATGGACGACGAAACCCCCGACCCGACCGAGAAGTACCGACTCGATACCGTCGTCTCGGTCGTCGATACGGTCGGATTCGACAACGCGTTCGACGCGGAAACGGGGCAGTTGAGCGACCAAGCGGCGGACGGACAGCGGCCGCTGACCGACGTCTTGGTCGAAACCGTCGAGTTCTGCGACCTGCTGTTGCTGAACAAGTGTGACGCCGTTTCCGACGAGTCCCTCGACGAAGTGGCGGCCCTCGTGCGGGAACTACAACCGAACGCGGACATGATTCGAACGACGTACTCGGAGGTTCCCGCGGACGTGATTCTCGACACGGGGCGATTCGATTTCGACGATGCGCGCCAATCGCCGGGGTGGAAACGCGCGTTGGCGGGAGGTGATGACGGGCACGACCGTGAGGGGGACCACACACACGCGGACCACGACCACGACGACCACGGGGGGCACGCACACGATGCAGGAGAATCCGTCGCAGACCGCATCGAAACCGTCGTCTACGAACGGGAACGCCCGTTCCACCCGGAGCGGTTGAACGCGTGGCTGGACGATTGGGACGGAAACCTCGCCAGAACCAAGGGCATCTGTTGGATCGCCGGATGGGACGACAACGCCATGGGATTGAATCAGGCCGGACCCTCGGTCCGCTGTGGCCCCCTCGGGGAGTGGTCCCCGGACGAGCGGGAGACCCGTCTCGTGCTCATCGGCACCGACATCGACGAGGCGGGGGTGACCGCCGAACTCGACCGCTGTCTCGTCGAGGACGAAGAGAGGGAACCCGCGCTCGCCGAGAACGGACCGTTCCCGCGACGGTGA